A stretch of Shinella zoogloeoides DNA encodes these proteins:
- a CDS encoding GNAT family N-acetyltransferase: MNILHEETGAKGRYHVTVEGHEAEVTYSRASPQLVIVDHTGVPDALRGKGIGQALAAHAVEEARRGGWKIMPLCPFFRAQAMRHEDWRDVVTL; encoded by the coding sequence CCTGCACGAAGAAACCGGCGCGAAGGGCCGCTATCACGTCACCGTCGAAGGGCACGAGGCGGAAGTGACCTATTCCCGCGCCTCCCCGCAACTCGTGATCGTCGACCACACCGGCGTGCCGGACGCGTTGCGCGGCAAGGGCATCGGCCAGGCGCTGGCGGCGCATGCGGTGGAAGAAGCCCGCAGGGGCGGCTGGAAGATCATGCCGCTCTGCCCCTTCTTCCGGGCACAGGCGATGCGCCACGAGGACTGGCGCGACGTCGTCACCCTCTGA
- a CDS encoding flagellar export protein FliJ: MKSRESLVRLKEFQVKDKRRQLAQLQLMMSEFERMSKELESQIAIEEKKSGITDPSHFAYPTFAKAARQRSDNLQVSIRELKVQQDAAELALEEAEAEFAKASALEERDNAVRMRA; this comes from the coding sequence ATGAAGTCGCGTGAGAGCCTAGTTCGCCTGAAGGAATTTCAGGTGAAAGACAAAAGACGGCAGCTGGCCCAGCTTCAGCTTATGATGTCCGAGTTCGAACGGATGTCGAAGGAGCTGGAAAGCCAGATCGCCATCGAGGAAAAGAAGTCCGGGATCACCGATCCCAGCCATTTCGCCTATCCGACCTTCGCCAAGGCGGCGCGGCAGCGTTCCGACAATCTCCAGGTCTCCATCCGGGAGTTGAAGGTGCAGCAGGATGCGGCCGAACTGGCGCTGGAAGAGGCCGAGGCGGAATTCGCCAAGGCTTCGGCGCTGGAGGAGCGCGACAACGCGGTGCGCATGCGCGCCTGA
- the ctrA gene encoding response regulator transcription factor CtrA, whose translation MRVLLIEDDSATAQSIELMLKSESFNVYTTDLGEEGVDLGKLYDYDIILLDLNLPDMSGYEVLRTLRLSKVKTPILILSGMAGIEDKVRGLGFGADDYMTKPFHKDELVARIHAIVRRSKGHAQSVISTGELIVNLDAKTVEVGGQRVHLTGKEYQMLELLSLRKGTTLTKEMFLNHLYGGMDEPELKIIDVFICKLRKKLANAAGGANYIETVWGRGYVLREPDGDYLESA comes from the coding sequence ATGCGGGTTCTACTCATTGAGGACGATAGCGCGACGGCGCAGAGCATCGAGCTGATGCTGAAGTCCGAAAGCTTTAATGTGTATACCACCGACCTCGGCGAGGAAGGTGTCGATCTGGGCAAGTTGTACGATTACGACATCATCCTGCTCGATCTCAATCTCCCCGACATGTCGGGCTATGAAGTTCTGCGCACGCTGCGCCTTTCCAAGGTCAAGACGCCGATCCTGATCCTCTCCGGCATGGCCGGCATCGAGGACAAGGTGCGCGGCCTCGGCTTCGGCGCCGACGACTACATGACCAAGCCCTTCCACAAGGACGAGCTGGTCGCCCGCATCCACGCCATCGTGCGCCGCTCCAAGGGCCATGCCCAGTCGGTCATCTCGACGGGCGAGCTTATCGTCAATCTCGACGCCAAGACCGTCGAAGTCGGCGGCCAGCGCGTGCACCTGACGGGCAAGGAATACCAGATGCTCGAGCTGCTCTCGCTGCGCAAGGGCACGACGCTCACCAAGGAAATGTTCCTCAACCACCTCTATGGCGGCATGGACGAGCCGGAGCTGAAGATCATCGACGTCTTCATCTGCAAGCTGCGCAAGAAGCTGGCGAACGCCGCCGGCGGCGCAAACTACATCGAGACGGTCTGGGGCCGCGGCTACGTGCTGCGCGAACCCGACGGGGATTATCTCGAAAGCGCCTGA
- a CDS encoding response regulator — MQRLMIADSSDVVRKVGKRILSGFDFLVLEASSSLEALVRCEAELPNILIVDATMDGALELIANIRNLPQGKSVRIYYCVVEADLKKMMMGKRAGADDFLLKPFDRKILTQVFGNLSIAA, encoded by the coding sequence ATGCAGCGGTTGATGATCGCCGACAGTTCCGATGTCGTCCGTAAGGTCGGCAAGCGTATTCTTTCCGGTTTCGATTTCCTCGTGCTGGAAGCCTCGAGTTCGCTTGAGGCGCTGGTGCGCTGCGAGGCCGAACTGCCCAATATCCTGATCGTCGACGCCACCATGGACGGCGCGCTGGAGCTGATCGCCAATATCCGCAACCTGCCGCAGGGCAAATCGGTGCGCATCTACTACTGCGTGGTCGAGGCGGACCTGAAGAAGATGATGATGGGCAAGCGCGCCGGCGCGGACGACTTCCTGCTGAAGCCGTTCGACCGCAAGATCCTGACCCAGGTCTTCGGCAATCTGTCGATCGCCGCCTGA
- the chpT gene encoding histidine phosphotransferase ChpT gives MAKNPNLTLTGPDLAALLCSRVCHDVISPVGAINNGLELLDEGGADAEAMDLIRTSALNASVRLKFARLAFGASGSVGASIDTGEAEKAARDFAAAEKKTEITWSGPRAIVAKNRVKLLLNLFLIAYGAIPRGGSIDVTLENPEFDAVFKLAVKGRMLRVPPKFTEILTGTPEEAVDAHSIQPYYTVLLADEAGMELDVSVSPEEIVFSARMAEPAAE, from the coding sequence ATGGCGAAAAATCCGAACCTTACGCTGACCGGTCCCGATCTGGCAGCGCTTCTGTGCAGCCGCGTCTGCCATGACGTCATCTCGCCGGTCGGCGCGATCAACAACGGTCTCGAGCTGCTCGACGAGGGCGGCGCCGATGCCGAGGCGATGGACCTCATCCGCACCAGTGCGCTCAACGCATCCGTCCGGCTGAAGTTCGCGCGGCTTGCCTTCGGCGCTTCCGGCTCCGTCGGCGCATCGATCGATACGGGCGAGGCGGAAAAGGCCGCGCGCGATTTCGCCGCCGCCGAGAAGAAGACGGAAATCACCTGGAGCGGGCCGCGCGCCATCGTCGCGAAGAACCGCGTCAAGCTGCTGCTCAACCTCTTTCTCATCGCCTATGGCGCGATCCCGCGCGGCGGCTCCATCGACGTGACGCTGGAGAACCCGGAATTCGACGCGGTGTTCAAGCTCGCCGTGAAGGGCCGCATGCTGCGCGTGCCGCCGAAGTTCACGGAAATCCTCACCGGCACGCCGGAAGAGGCGGTCGACGCCCATTCCATCCAGCCCTACTACACCGTGCTGCTCGCCGACGAGGCCGGCATGGAACTCGACGTTTCCGTAAGCCCGGAAGAGATCGTCTTCTCGGCGCGCATGGCAGAGCCGGCCGCCGAGTAG
- a CDS encoding DUF1134 domain-containing protein yields the protein MAISHPATTAFRIAAALCAILLMALPARAQQSNQYSMQEIVDAGHGFFGETSGALAKVVERAFESYGLPNGYILGQEGSGAFVAGLTYGEGTLNTKNAGQHSVFWQGPSLGLDWGGQGSRTMMLVYNLPDVNALYDRFGGVSGSAYVIAGLGMQVNVNRDIVLVPIRTGVGARIGINAGYLKLTRQPTWNPF from the coding sequence ATGGCTATTTCACATCCGGCCACGACGGCATTCAGGATCGCGGCGGCGCTTTGCGCCATCCTGCTCATGGCCCTGCCCGCAAGGGCGCAGCAGAGCAACCAGTATTCCATGCAGGAGATCGTCGATGCCGGCCACGGCTTCTTCGGCGAGACCTCCGGCGCCCTTGCCAAGGTGGTCGAACGCGCCTTCGAATCCTATGGGCTGCCGAACGGCTACATCCTCGGCCAGGAAGGTTCCGGCGCCTTCGTCGCGGGCCTGACCTATGGCGAAGGCACGCTCAACACCAAGAATGCCGGCCAGCACTCCGTCTTCTGGCAAGGCCCGTCGCTCGGCCTCGACTGGGGCGGACAGGGCAGCCGCACCATGATGCTCGTCTATAACCTGCCCGACGTGAACGCGCTTTACGACCGCTTCGGCGGCGTCTCCGGCTCGGCCTATGTGATCGCCGGCCTCGGCATGCAGGTCAATGTCAACCGGGATATCGTGCTCGTGCCGATCCGCACCGGCGTCGGCGCCCGCATCGGCATCAATGCCGGCTATCTCAAGCTGACGCGCCAGCCGACCTGGAACCCCTTCTGA